One stretch of Streptomyces hygroscopicus DNA includes these proteins:
- a CDS encoding LacI family transcriptional regulator, whose product MVSSETGSRRVTIDDVARIAGVSRQTVSRALNDKGEIGVSTKQRVLDAALELGYRPSRFARGLVRQDAISVGLVIPDLLNPFFTEVAAASLDAARARGWHVVVYDTGDRIQEERGMLEVIASQVDAVVGYLSQPEGEIDKLMRGLPVVLIDREHRTERFSSIRIDGEGGVHAAIRHLVDSGHQHIGMLDHAGRSEPSIRHDWFVSAMSACGLDAGSVSRADQSVEGGESALKELLARHPDITAVFTFNDVIAIGALRAARRLGRRVPRDLAVIGFDGLRLGALVEPPLSTVALDTRGLGALAVEQTARLLATSSPLSRDELVVRAELQLRESA is encoded by the coding sequence ATGGTGTCGTCGGAAACCGGCTCTCGCAGGGTGACGATCGATGACGTGGCGCGGATCGCCGGTGTGTCCCGGCAAACCGTGTCACGGGCGCTCAACGACAAGGGCGAGATCGGTGTTTCCACCAAGCAGCGCGTTCTTGACGCCGCCCTCGAGCTCGGATACCGGCCGAGCCGGTTCGCCAGGGGGCTCGTCCGGCAGGACGCGATCAGCGTCGGGCTCGTGATCCCCGATCTCCTCAATCCATTCTTCACCGAGGTAGCCGCCGCTTCGCTGGACGCGGCACGGGCGCGTGGCTGGCATGTTGTCGTGTACGACACCGGTGACCGCATTCAGGAGGAGCGGGGCATGCTCGAGGTGATCGCCTCCCAAGTGGACGCCGTAGTGGGGTACCTGAGCCAGCCGGAGGGCGAGATCGACAAGCTGATGCGCGGGCTCCCCGTGGTGCTCATCGACCGGGAGCACCGCACCGAGCGGTTCAGTTCGATCCGGATCGACGGTGAGGGGGGCGTTCACGCCGCGATCCGGCATCTGGTCGACTCGGGCCATCAGCACATCGGAATGCTCGATCATGCGGGCCGGTCCGAGCCGAGCATCCGCCACGACTGGTTCGTCAGCGCGATGTCCGCCTGCGGACTGGATGCCGGATCGGTCAGTCGGGCAGATCAGAGCGTTGAGGGCGGGGAGAGCGCACTGAAGGAACTTCTCGCCCGTCACCCCGATATAACCGCCGTGTTCACGTTCAATGACGTCATCGCCATCGGAGCACTGCGCGCCGCCCGTCGACTAGGACGGCGGGTTCCTCGCGACCTCGCTGTGATCGGCTTCGACGGCCTCCGGCTCGGAGCGCTCGTCGAGCCGCCGCTGTCCACCGTTGCTCTGGACACGCGGGGACTCGGCGCGCTCGCCGTGGAACAGACCGCCCGGCTGCTGGCCACAAGCAGTCCGCTCAGCCGGGATGAACTGGTGGTCAGGGCAGAACTCCAGCTGCGTGAATCCGCATAG
- a CDS encoding ABC transporter permease: MTDISTRVPHVMSSPGGRRRRNGGRPRVGTVAAFLTPFFLPFLLFYVAPVGYALWQSLRVVRRTGGQYGTSYTAFGGFEQYAQVFQNTEFWASIGRIGLFGIVQVPVMLFIALIMALLLDTPLLRLKAFFRITAFMPYAVPGVIAAIMWSYLYSPQLSPVVDLLEGIGWQPDFLGPGAVLWSAANVSTWLWTGYNMLIMYAALQAIPQELYEAAKLDGAGQWTIAWRIKVPIIAPAIVLTTVFSIIGTLQLYAEPAVLRQISSNISSTFTPNMLAYAVASGNNYQQAAAISVVIAVITFVLSFGFMRLTSKKAGL; encoded by the coding sequence ATGACCGACATCTCAACCCGCGTGCCCCACGTGATGTCGTCGCCCGGGGGCCGCCGCCGACGCAACGGCGGCCGCCCCCGGGTGGGCACCGTCGCCGCGTTCCTGACCCCCTTCTTCCTCCCCTTCCTGCTGTTCTACGTGGCACCCGTCGGCTACGCGCTCTGGCAGAGCTTGCGCGTGGTGCGCCGCACCGGCGGCCAGTACGGGACCTCGTACACGGCCTTCGGCGGATTCGAGCAGTATGCGCAGGTGTTCCAGAACACCGAGTTCTGGGCCAGCATCGGCCGCATCGGACTGTTCGGCATCGTGCAGGTGCCCGTGATGCTGTTCATCGCGCTGATCATGGCCTTGCTGCTCGACACTCCCCTGCTGCGGCTCAAGGCGTTCTTCCGCATCACCGCGTTCATGCCGTACGCCGTGCCGGGTGTCATCGCTGCCATCATGTGGTCGTACCTGTACTCCCCGCAGCTCAGCCCGGTCGTCGACCTGCTCGAGGGCATCGGCTGGCAGCCCGACTTCCTCGGCCCGGGGGCCGTGCTGTGGTCAGCGGCGAACGTCTCCACCTGGCTGTGGACCGGCTACAACATGCTGATCATGTACGCGGCGCTGCAAGCGATCCCGCAGGAGCTCTACGAGGCCGCGAAGCTCGACGGTGCGGGCCAGTGGACGATCGCCTGGCGTATCAAGGTTCCCATCATCGCCCCGGCGATCGTCCTGACCACGGTGTTCTCGATCATCGGCACCCTTCAGCTCTACGCCGAACCGGCCGTGCTGCGGCAGATCTCCTCGAACATCTCGAGCACGTTCACCCCGAACATGCTCGCGTACGCGGTGGCCTCCGGGAACAACTACCAGCAGGCCGCGGCGATCTCCGTGGTCATCGCCGTCATCACTTTCGTCTTGAGCTTCGGGTTCATGCGACTGACCTCGAAGAAGGCCGGGCTGTGA
- a CDS encoding alpha-mannosidase, whose amino-acid sequence MRNSAVFVPHFHWDREWYEPFQVFRHRLVAALDTVLETAEADPDFRFTVDGQMAAIEDYLEMRPENRERIIALVSEGRLAIGPWLILLDEFLCSGETIVRNLQMGWAAAEKLGGAMSIGYLPDMFGHIAQMPQILARAGIEHAALWRGVPGSVAGHAFRWRAPDGSEVRTEFLFDGYDNGLDVLLVPDRIRRALGEYAQMTAERWGGDPVLAMAGTDHNAPDPQLAAWLRHASSPERAITVATLEEYIRKHVRDEVSAVVTGELRSHVRGNILPGVLSVRLGLKQRMAVAERTIDHAERMNALWSRRDDSPFLSLAWHKVIESTAHDSVVGSGTDETCDQVAARLAEAAQAARAVRDAALAEPAARVPGDGFLVANPLPWERTALVEVDVMVPPEDSTLVSTTAGGSAHPVQLISQAPTVLSDERLDASQLERVLRRIHRRELFGRLIDHYEIAPGSLVFHLAEAPAGPFDLLILRREVAAAAAAHPGEWRVRTLTEARATALVPVHVPAGGLASFRVTAGDRSAVPATPLAPATARADTLANGLVKVAVADDGTLDVTGADGTVLAGVGRLVDGGDRGDSYNYAPPARDVLVSEPTKTTVQLLESGPLRSRMLVTRVYDWPAALSHDRDLRSGHTVQTPVDMLVEVRAGEPFVRLSTSFLNQSADHRLRLHVPLPQPVDTSASAGQFAVTRRGLTAEGGWGEFPIPTFPASSFVSAGPATVLLDHAGEYELVDGGCALAITLLRAIGSISVNIHPLRDEPAASEIAAPGAQDLGMRIENRFAIVPSAAGWQGANAVALAEEFRNDALIARGTAPSTDPLPPGTSGIRVDGRNVHVSSIRRVTDSARSAGTEVRLAAMSDTASTVGMTGAFTEVTTVDLLGRPVSQPVPVRGGFELVLGPWEIRTVVLR is encoded by the coding sequence ATGCGCAACTCCGCCGTCTTCGTGCCTCATTTCCACTGGGACCGGGAATGGTATGAGCCGTTCCAGGTCTTCCGGCACCGGCTGGTCGCCGCCCTCGACACAGTGCTGGAAACAGCCGAAGCCGACCCGGACTTCCGGTTCACCGTTGACGGGCAGATGGCCGCGATCGAGGACTACCTGGAGATGCGGCCGGAAAACCGTGAGCGCATCATCGCTCTGGTCAGCGAAGGCCGGCTCGCGATCGGCCCGTGGCTCATCCTCCTCGACGAGTTCCTCTGCTCCGGCGAAACCATCGTGCGCAACCTGCAGATGGGCTGGGCTGCTGCGGAAAAGCTGGGCGGCGCGATGTCCATCGGCTATCTCCCGGACATGTTCGGCCACATCGCGCAGATGCCGCAGATCCTGGCGCGTGCCGGGATCGAACATGCGGCGCTGTGGCGCGGTGTCCCCGGTTCCGTCGCGGGTCACGCCTTTCGCTGGCGCGCGCCCGACGGCTCCGAAGTGCGCACCGAGTTCCTCTTCGACGGCTACGACAACGGTCTCGACGTCCTGCTGGTGCCCGACAGGATTCGCCGCGCGCTGGGCGAGTACGCCCAGATGACCGCCGAACGATGGGGTGGAGATCCGGTGCTGGCCATGGCCGGAACCGACCACAACGCGCCCGACCCGCAACTGGCGGCGTGGCTGCGGCACGCATCCAGCCCGGAGCGTGCCATCACCGTCGCGACGCTCGAGGAGTACATCCGCAAGCACGTGCGTGACGAGGTGTCCGCGGTCGTCACCGGTGAGTTGCGCAGCCATGTGCGCGGCAACATCCTTCCGGGTGTGTTGTCGGTGCGGCTCGGGCTCAAGCAGCGGATGGCCGTGGCCGAGCGCACCATCGACCACGCCGAGCGGATGAACGCACTGTGGTCCCGGCGCGACGACTCGCCGTTCCTCTCTCTCGCGTGGCACAAGGTCATCGAGTCGACGGCGCATGATTCGGTGGTCGGATCCGGCACCGACGAGACCTGCGACCAGGTCGCGGCACGGCTCGCCGAAGCCGCGCAGGCGGCTCGTGCCGTTCGGGACGCGGCCCTCGCCGAACCCGCCGCCCGGGTGCCGGGCGACGGCTTCCTGGTGGCCAATCCCCTGCCCTGGGAGCGAACGGCTCTGGTCGAGGTGGATGTCATGGTCCCGCCGGAAGATTCCACGCTGGTCTCGACCACGGCCGGCGGATCGGCGCATCCCGTACAGTTGATCTCCCAGGCCCCAACCGTCCTCAGCGACGAACGTCTGGATGCGTCGCAGCTCGAACGAGTGCTGCGCCGCATTCACCGCCGCGAGCTGTTCGGCCGTCTGATCGACCACTACGAAATCGCCCCCGGCTCACTCGTCTTCCACCTCGCCGAGGCGCCCGCCGGGCCGTTCGACCTGCTGATCCTGCGCCGCGAGGTCGCCGCCGCCGCGGCCGCGCATCCGGGTGAGTGGCGGGTGCGGACGCTGACGGAAGCCCGGGCCACCGCGCTGGTGCCCGTCCACGTCCCGGCCGGCGGGCTGGCCAGTTTCCGGGTCACGGCCGGCGACCGGTCCGCCGTCCCAGCGACACCCCTGGCTCCTGCGACGGCCAGGGCCGACACTCTGGCCAACGGGCTGGTCAAGGTCGCGGTCGCCGACGACGGCACCCTGGATGTGACCGGTGCGGACGGCACTGTCCTGGCTGGGGTCGGCCGCCTCGTCGACGGTGGTGACCGTGGCGACAGCTACAACTACGCTCCCCCGGCTCGGGATGTGCTCGTGTCGGAGCCGACGAAGACCACCGTCCAACTCCTGGAGAGCGGACCGCTGCGTTCCAGGATGCTGGTCACCCGCGTCTACGACTGGCCCGCCGCGCTCTCCCACGACCGGGATCTGCGCAGCGGCCACACCGTCCAAACGCCGGTGGACATGCTGGTGGAGGTACGCGCGGGCGAGCCGTTCGTCCGCCTGTCCACCTCGTTCCTGAACCAGAGCGCCGACCACCGGCTGCGCCTGCACGTTCCTCTGCCCCAGCCGGTGGACACGTCCGCGTCTGCTGGACAGTTCGCCGTCACCAGGCGTGGGCTCACCGCCGAGGGCGGCTGGGGCGAGTTCCCGATCCCGACGTTTCCGGCGAGTTCCTTCGTATCGGCCGGCCCCGCCACCGTCCTGCTCGACCACGCCGGCGAATACGAACTCGTCGACGGCGGCTGCGCACTCGCCATCACCCTGCTGCGCGCCATCGGTTCGATCAGCGTCAACATCCATCCCCTCCGTGACGAGCCCGCGGCAAGCGAAATTGCCGCACCGGGCGCGCAGGATCTCGGCATGCGCATCGAGAACCGTTTCGCCATCGTGCCCTCAGCAGCCGGCTGGCAGGGGGCGAACGCGGTCGCTCTGGCCGAGGAGTTCCGCAACGACGCACTCATCGCCCGCGGGACCGCGCCCAGCACAGACCCGCTTCCGCCCGGCACCAGCGGCATACGGGTCGATGGCCGCAACGTGCACGTCTCAAGCATCCGCCGCGTCACCGACAGCGCGCGCAGTGCCGGAACCGAGGTGCGATTGGCCGCGATGAGCGACACCGCGTCGACCGTCGGCATGACCGGTGCGTTCACCGAGGTCACCACGGTGGACCTGCTGGGCCGGCCGGTCTCTCAGCCGGTGCCTGTGCGCGGCGGGTTCGAGCTCGTCCTCGGGCCGTGGGAAATCCGAACCGTCGTGCTCAGGTGA
- a CDS encoding beta-galactosidase, producing MRPARSWLHSDAPSLSLNGPWRFRLSPTASAAQDFAAEGFDDHSWDSIPVPSHWVLQGGGAYGRPIYTNIQFPFPIDPPHVPDENPTGDYRRHFHLPSGWSEGDRVVLRFDGVESLFKVWVNGVEIGSASGSRLAHEFDVTCAVHPGDNVVAVRVHQWSAASYVEDQDQWWLPGIFRDVTLLARPVGGIEDVWLRTGFDNGRGRLDPEVIAGPAAFPLTLRIPELGIEQVWSTAADVKPLDVAGVEPWSAEQPRLYDATVFSAAERIALRVGFRTVEIRGDQFLVNGHRVVFHGVNRHEAHPERGRVFDEEHAREDLARMKRFNVNAIRTSHYPPHPRLLDLADELGFWVILECDLETHGFDKVGWAGNPSDDPAWREAYLDRIQRTVERDKNHPSIVIWSLGNEAGTGSNLAAMSAWVHARDAERPVHYEGDHTGDYTDIYSRMYASVAETEEIGTPGARSALLNCTPAQSARQRTKPFLLCEYAHAMGNGPGAFDQYEALVHRYPRLHGGFVWEWRDHGILATTPDGTPYYAYGGDFAEVVHDGNFVMDGMLLSNDVPTPSLHEYKAVVQPVRFTFDADRVAISNLRHSADTSDLRFRWRVEHDGTPVAFGELEVPVVTAGESGRVQLPHIEVSPDAETWLTIDAVLAAATAWAPEGHVIATAQLDCSVRRPAPAVRTRKDWHPGDGTLTLGIAEFISGSLVRLAGRAVTGPRLELFRAPTDNDESPSDGVEGSDAGTPGVANAELWRREGLHRLTSRRLSVSHAADALRTVDKVSAANSATLVTVESVWSLEDDELELRVEIEPSCNWRAVWPRIGICFDLPDGDAAIDGAEWFGLGPLESYPDSLRAARTSRFSSTIQDLTVDYARPQESGHRSQLRRLTLASGETKVLHLEAFPDLHGRRPGYTLSRHTPQQIAQARHAFELPETTTSHLIIDAAQHGLGSRACGPDVQPEFTLRPQARTIRIRITAG from the coding sequence TTGCGCCCGGCACGCTCGTGGCTGCACTCCGACGCCCCTTCCCTCTCGCTGAACGGGCCCTGGCGTTTTCGTCTGTCACCTACGGCATCGGCGGCGCAGGACTTCGCGGCCGAGGGCTTCGATGACCACAGTTGGGACAGCATCCCGGTGCCCTCGCACTGGGTGCTCCAGGGTGGCGGAGCCTACGGCCGGCCGATCTACACGAACATCCAGTTCCCGTTTCCGATCGACCCTCCCCATGTTCCGGATGAGAACCCCACCGGCGACTACCGCCGCCACTTCCATCTGCCTTCGGGCTGGTCGGAGGGAGACCGTGTCGTGCTGCGGTTCGACGGGGTCGAATCGCTGTTCAAGGTGTGGGTGAACGGTGTAGAGATCGGCAGCGCCAGCGGCAGCCGGCTTGCCCACGAGTTCGACGTGACCTGCGCAGTCCACCCAGGCGACAACGTCGTGGCGGTGCGTGTGCACCAGTGGTCGGCGGCCAGTTACGTCGAGGACCAGGACCAGTGGTGGCTGCCGGGCATTTTCCGTGACGTCACCCTCCTGGCCCGGCCGGTCGGGGGCATCGAGGACGTCTGGCTGCGGACCGGCTTTGACAACGGGCGGGGGCGTCTGGATCCGGAAGTCATCGCCGGACCGGCGGCATTCCCCCTCACCCTGCGCATCCCTGAACTCGGCATCGAGCAGGTGTGGAGCACGGCAGCCGACGTGAAACCCCTCGACGTCGCGGGCGTGGAGCCGTGGTCGGCCGAGCAGCCCCGCCTGTATGACGCCACGGTGTTTTCGGCCGCGGAGCGCATCGCACTGCGGGTCGGCTTCCGCACGGTCGAGATCCGCGGGGATCAGTTCCTGGTCAACGGCCACCGCGTCGTGTTCCACGGGGTGAATCGCCATGAGGCTCATCCCGAGCGCGGCCGTGTCTTCGACGAGGAACACGCCCGCGAAGACCTGGCCCGCATGAAGCGGTTCAACGTGAACGCCATACGCACCAGCCACTACCCACCGCATCCGCGGCTGCTCGACCTCGCCGACGAACTCGGATTCTGGGTCATCCTCGAATGCGATCTGGAGACGCATGGCTTCGACAAAGTCGGCTGGGCCGGCAATCCGAGCGACGATCCCGCATGGCGCGAAGCCTATCTGGACCGCATCCAACGCACCGTCGAACGCGACAAGAACCATCCCAGCATCGTGATCTGGTCGCTCGGCAACGAGGCAGGGACGGGCAGCAATCTCGCGGCGATGTCGGCGTGGGTCCACGCCCGCGACGCCGAACGCCCCGTGCACTACGAGGGTGACCACACCGGCGACTACACCGACATCTACTCGCGCATGTACGCATCGGTGGCGGAGACCGAGGAGATCGGCACCCCGGGCGCCCGCTCGGCGCTGCTCAACTGCACTCCGGCCCAGAGCGCCCGCCAGCGCACCAAGCCATTCTTGCTGTGCGAGTACGCACACGCCATGGGCAACGGGCCGGGAGCCTTCGACCAGTACGAAGCGCTCGTGCACAGGTATCCGCGGCTGCACGGCGGCTTCGTATGGGAGTGGCGCGATCACGGCATCCTGGCCACCACCCCGGATGGAACGCCGTACTACGCTTACGGCGGTGACTTCGCGGAGGTCGTGCACGACGGGAATTTCGTCATGGACGGCATGCTATTGAGCAACGACGTCCCCACGCCCAGCCTCCACGAGTACAAGGCAGTCGTCCAGCCGGTCCGCTTCACCTTCGACGCGGACAGAGTCGCGATCTCAAATCTGCGGCACTCGGCCGACACGTCCGACCTGCGCTTCCGTTGGCGCGTGGAACACGACGGTACCCCGGTGGCTTTCGGTGAGTTGGAGGTCCCCGTCGTCACTGCGGGCGAGTCAGGACGGGTTCAGCTGCCGCACATCGAAGTGTCGCCCGACGCCGAGACATGGCTCACGATCGACGCAGTGCTGGCAGCCGCAACCGCTTGGGCGCCCGAAGGGCATGTGATCGCGACTGCCCAACTGGATTGCTCGGTACGCCGTCCTGCCCCCGCTGTCCGGACGCGGAAAGACTGGCATCCGGGCGACGGAACGCTGACGCTCGGCATCGCCGAGTTCATCAGCGGATCCCTGGTCAGGCTCGCCGGCCGCGCGGTGACGGGCCCGCGGCTGGAGCTGTTCCGCGCGCCGACCGACAACGACGAAAGCCCCTCTGACGGAGTCGAGGGGAGCGACGCCGGCACTCCCGGGGTGGCCAATGCCGAACTGTGGCGGCGCGAGGGGCTCCACCGGCTGACCAGCCGTCGCCTGTCGGTGTCGCACGCCGCGGACGCCCTGCGCACCGTCGACAAGGTCTCCGCGGCGAACTCCGCCACGTTGGTGACGGTCGAGTCCGTCTGGTCCCTGGAAGACGATGAACTGGAACTGCGCGTGGAGATCGAGCCGTCTTGTAACTGGCGGGCCGTGTGGCCTCGGATCGGGATTTGCTTCGACCTACCCGACGGCGACGCCGCCATCGACGGCGCCGAGTGGTTCGGTCTGGGCCCGCTCGAGTCCTACCCCGACAGTCTGCGCGCGGCACGCACGTCCCGGTTCTCCTCCACCATCCAAGACCTCACGGTCGACTACGCGCGTCCCCAGGAGAGCGGGCATCGCTCCCAACTGCGCCGATTGACGCTGGCGAGCGGCGAAACCAAGGTGCTGCACCTGGAGGCATTCCCGGACCTGCACGGGCGCCGCCCCGGCTACACCCTGAGCCGCCACACGCCCCAACAGATCGCGCAAGCCCGTCATGCTTTTGAGCTTCCCGAAACGACGACGAGTCACCTGATCATCGACGCGGCCCAGCACGGGCTCGGCTCACGGGCCTGTGGACCGGACGTGCAACCCGAGTTCACGCTTCGCCCGCAAGCGCGCACGATCAGGATCCGCATCACAGCAGGCTAG
- a CDS encoding GCN5 family N-acetyltransferase, whose amino-acid sequence MEIVVDDLSGPEIVGFLAEHIQQMRSLTPLESKHALDLDSLRKPDITFWSAVDSDSLVGCGAIKRLDASHAELKSMRTRPARQRSGIASQLLAHILREAKGMGFTRLSLETGSTEFFMPARRLYEKFGFRHCEPFADYQPDPNSTFMTKIL is encoded by the coding sequence TTGGAGATCGTGGTAGATGACCTCTCCGGGCCGGAGATCGTCGGGTTCCTCGCCGAACACATCCAGCAAATGCGGTCCCTCACGCCCTTGGAGAGCAAGCACGCCCTCGACCTTGACAGTCTTCGGAAGCCCGACATCACGTTTTGGTCAGCTGTGGACAGCGACAGCTTGGTGGGCTGTGGTGCGATCAAGAGACTGGATGCGAGCCACGCGGAACTGAAGTCGATGCGGACCAGGCCGGCCCGGCAGAGAAGCGGGATCGCCTCCCAGCTGCTGGCGCACATCCTGCGCGAAGCCAAAGGTATGGGCTTTACACGTCTAAGCCTGGAGACCGGCTCGACGGAGTTCTTCATGCCAGCCAGGAGACTCTATGAGAAGTTCGGCTTCCGCCACTGTGAACCGTTCGCGGACTACCAGCCTGACCCGAACAGTACCTTCATGACCAAGATCCTCTGA
- a CDS encoding sugar ABC transporter permease, protein MTDPSVSRESRVSRTAVTALMCLLAVYFMLPVYFLIVAATKPQGDLASTNGLVFSNFNLIDNVRILFTRSDGIFGRWAVNTVIYAVLGAAVGTLISALCGYALAKFPFRGRELLFSVVLGGVLVPTTALALPLFLLFSETGIVNTYLAVFLPSIVSPFGVYLARIFANAAVPQELIESARLDGASEFRTFFSVAFRLMTPALVTIFLFQFVAIWNNFFLPMVMLQKESLFPITLGLYQWNGQTARAPLLQQSVITGSLVSIVPVIIVFILLQRFWRTGLAAGSLK, encoded by the coding sequence GTGACCGACCCATCCGTGTCCCGTGAAAGCCGCGTCAGCCGGACGGCCGTGACGGCCCTGATGTGCCTGCTGGCCGTCTACTTCATGCTGCCGGTCTACTTCCTCATCGTCGCCGCGACGAAGCCGCAGGGCGACCTCGCCTCCACCAACGGGCTGGTCTTCTCCAACTTCAACCTGATCGACAACGTCCGCATCCTGTTCACCCGCAGCGACGGCATCTTCGGCCGCTGGGCCGTCAACACCGTCATCTACGCGGTGCTGGGTGCGGCCGTTGGAACGCTGATCTCCGCGCTGTGCGGCTACGCACTGGCCAAGTTCCCCTTCCGTGGACGCGAGTTGCTGTTCTCCGTCGTCCTCGGCGGCGTCCTCGTGCCTACCACCGCACTCGCCCTGCCGCTGTTCCTGCTGTTCTCGGAGACCGGCATCGTCAACACCTACCTCGCGGTGTTCCTGCCGAGCATCGTCAGCCCGTTCGGTGTCTATCTCGCGCGCATCTTCGCGAACGCCGCCGTCCCGCAGGAGCTGATCGAGTCGGCGCGTCTGGACGGTGCGAGCGAGTTCCGGACGTTCTTCTCGGTGGCATTCCGACTGATGACACCGGCCTTGGTCACCATCTTCCTGTTCCAGTTCGTGGCAATCTGGAACAACTTCTTCCTGCCGATGGTGATGCTGCAGAAGGAGTCGCTGTTCCCGATCACGCTCGGCCTGTACCAGTGGAACGGCCAGACCGCCCGGGCCCCGCTGCTACAGCAGTCGGTGATCACTGGATCGCTGGTATCGATCGTGCCCGTGATCATCGTGTTCATCCTTCTCCAGCGGTTCTGGCGCACCGGGCTCGCCGCCGGCTCCCTCAAATGA
- a CDS encoding ABC transporter substrate-binding protein, protein MSTTVTRTGLAAAAALSLALLAGCSSPADSDTAAAGSCTPAKGKVTLQYWNTVPGMDKVVALWNKNNPDIQVQTKNISNDQYGTLGNALKAGKAPDLAQVGYDQLPSLRTQNAFVDASACSTAAAAKSQFVPWTWSQTSFGGTGVFAFPQDTGPMALYVRSDIFKKYDLPIPKTWDEYAAAAQKLHKANPNISITFFDPNNAEWFNGLLWQNGAEMYSYSGDKWHVTVESDQSKQVAEYWQKLISDKLVRTDLANGSTQMYAAYQKDQVASYVGASWGYSMFRDNLPQQAGKWTIVPMPTWGADGASGDWGGSTVAFMKGNSHLYESVKFNTWLNTDPKALALENKLGGLYPAANAGLRLPALSQGVAYYNNEKIFDVFADSSKKINTSFAWGPTQKTANLALQDAMAKAAAGDGTLTDALSTSQAAALKSMKDQAIPATAGK, encoded by the coding sequence ATGAGCACCACAGTCACGCGCACCGGCCTCGCGGCCGCCGCCGCCCTCAGTCTCGCGCTACTCGCCGGGTGTTCGTCACCCGCTGACTCGGATACGGCAGCCGCAGGCTCCTGTACGCCTGCGAAGGGGAAGGTAACCCTTCAGTACTGGAACACCGTTCCGGGCATGGACAAGGTCGTCGCCCTGTGGAACAAGAACAACCCGGACATCCAGGTTCAGACCAAGAACATCTCCAACGACCAGTACGGCACCCTTGGCAACGCCCTCAAGGCGGGGAAGGCTCCGGACCTGGCACAGGTCGGCTACGACCAGCTCCCCAGCCTGCGTACCCAGAACGCCTTCGTGGACGCCTCCGCCTGCTCGACAGCCGCCGCGGCCAAGTCGCAGTTCGTTCCGTGGACGTGGTCGCAGACCAGCTTCGGCGGCACCGGCGTGTTCGCCTTCCCGCAGGACACCGGTCCGATGGCGCTCTATGTACGCAGCGACATCTTCAAGAAGTACGACCTCCCGATCCCCAAGACCTGGGACGAGTACGCGGCGGCCGCACAGAAGCTGCACAAGGCGAACCCGAACATCAGCATCACGTTCTTCGACCCGAACAATGCCGAGTGGTTCAACGGTCTGCTCTGGCAGAACGGCGCCGAGATGTACAGCTACTCCGGCGACAAGTGGCACGTCACCGTCGAGTCGGACCAGAGCAAGCAGGTCGCGGAGTACTGGCAGAAGCTGATATCCGACAAGCTCGTGCGCACCGATCTGGCCAACGGGTCGACGCAGATGTACGCCGCGTACCAGAAGGACCAGGTGGCCAGCTACGTCGGCGCTTCCTGGGGCTACAGCATGTTCCGCGACAATCTGCCCCAGCAGGCCGGCAAATGGACGATCGTCCCCATGCCGACGTGGGGCGCGGACGGCGCGTCCGGTGACTGGGGCGGATCGACGGTGGCCTTCATGAAGGGCAACAGCCATCTGTACGAGTCAGTCAAGTTCAACACCTGGCTCAACACCGACCCCAAGGCCCTCGCGTTGGAGAACAAGCTGGGCGGCCTCTATCCGGCGGCCAACGCCGGGCTGCGCCTTCCCGCGCTGTCGCAAGGTGTCGCCTACTACAACAACGAGAAGATCTTCGACGTCTTCGCGGACTCGTCCAAGAAGATCAACACCAGTTTCGCCTGGGGTCCCACGCAGAAGACCGCGAACCTGGCGCTACAGGACGCGATGGCCAAGGCGGCGGCTGGAGACGGCACGCTCACCGACGCCCTCTCCACCTCCCAGGCCGCCGCGCTGAAGTCGATGAAGGACCAGGCGATCCCGGCCACGGCGGGCAAGTGA